Proteins found in one Anabas testudineus chromosome 1, fAnaTes1.2, whole genome shotgun sequence genomic segment:
- the LOC113162695 gene encoding LOW QUALITY PROTEIN: PDZ and LIM domain protein 3 (The sequence of the model RefSeq protein was modified relative to this genomic sequence to represent the inferred CDS: deleted 1 base in 1 codon), which translates to MPLNVVLDGPAPWGFRLTGGKDFNQPLTISRITPGSKASVANLCPGDVILAIEGVPAANMMHCEAQNKIKESTNQLCLTVERNESRLWSPRVTEEGRAHPFKINLEAEQQEYKPIGAAHNRRAQPFVAAANIDDKRQVVSTSYNTPIGLYSTGNIQDAMEGQIRGLVHPKPESPRALTSIEDSDVYRMLQKDQEEPQEPRQSGSFKALQDFIDSDGTRPIVTKTVKAPTTKPAPPTGNLQKLPICDKCGNGIVGTVVKARDKYHHPGCFVCSDCDVNLKQKGYFFVEGQLYCETHARARMRPPEGHDLITTYPSA; encoded by the exons ATGCCACTGAATGTCGTCCTGGATGGTCCGGCCCCCTGGGGGTTTCGCCTGACGGGAGGAAAGGACTTCAACCAGCCCCTGACCATCTCCAGG ATCACTCCAGGCAGTAAGGCATCCGTAGCCAACTTGTGCCCCGGTGACGTCATCCTGGCCATCGAGGGAGTCCCAGCAGCCAACATGATGCACTGTGAAGCCCAGAATAAGATAAAGGAGTCCACCAATCAgctctgtctcactgtggaaAG GAATGAATCAAGACTCTGGTCACCACGTGTTACCGAGGAAGGTAGAGCTCACCCATTTAAAATCAACCTGGAAGCAGAACAACAG gAGTATAAACCCATTGGTGCTGCTCACAACCGCAGAGCTCAGCCATTTGTTGCAGCAGCAAACATCGATGACAAGCGTCAGGTGGTCAGTACATCCTACAACACTCCTATAGGCCTTTACTCCACAGGCAATATCCAGGATGCCATGGAGGGACAGATCCGAGGGCTTGTCCACCCCAAGCCTGAGAG TCCCAGGGCTTTGACCAGCATTGAGGATTCAGACGTGTACCGGATGCTACAGAAAGACCAGGAGGAGCCCCAGGAGCCTCGGCAGTCTGGTTCATTCAAAGCCCTGCAGGACTTTATTGACAGTGATG GCACTCGTCCCATTGTGACCAAGACAGTAAAAGCCCCCACAACCAAACCAGCTCCGCCCacaggaaacctgcagaaactG CCTATCTGCGACAAGTGTGGGAATGGGATTGT TGGGACAGTGGTGAAAGCCCGGGATAAATATCATCACCCCGGTTGCTTTGTGTGCTCCGACTGTGATGTCAACCTCAAACAGAAGGGCTATTTCTTTGTGGAGGGGCAGCTGTACTGTGAGACTCACGCTCGTGCCAGAATGAGACCACCGGAGGGACACGACCTCATCACAACTTATCCTTCTGCGTAG
- the si:dkey-30k22.5 gene encoding lecithin retinol acyltransferase family protein — protein sequence MFLCQLLNLFFVAAKTEEKPKYDLSLYKRGDLLEVPRTLFTHFGIYLGNNRVAHLIPDILPAITKNKSAIAKMVTNNRLLLGVISKVASIRVDSVADFAYGSEILVNHMDKVCNQPPLDGDEVARRAEKLLGSVTYSLLWYNCEHFVMYCRYGMAISYQTYQFCTTVRKIVCSRMSAYTTVLCGVGAMLYLDCVSPLTLLPTLLVSFTIWMAA from the exons ATGTTTCTCTGCCAGCTACTCAACCTTTTCTTCGTAGCCGCCAAAACGGAGGAGAAGCCGAAATATGACCTCTCCCTTTACAAGCGTGGTGATCTGTTAGAGGTCCCCAGGACATTATTCACCCATTTTGGTATCTATTTGGGTAACAACCGTGTGGCTCATCTCATTCCGGACATCCTTCCTGCGATTACCAAGAATAAATCTGCTATTGCTAAGATGGTAACAAATAACCGCCTGCTGCTGGGGGTTATCTCAAAGGTCGCCAGCATCAGAGTGGACTCTGTGGCAGATTTTGCTTATGGCTCGGAGATTCTAGTCAACCACATGGACAAAGTGTGCAACCAGCCTCCGTTGGACGGGGACGAGGTGGCACGAAGAGCTGAGAAACTCCTGGGATCAGTCACCTACAGTTTGCTGTGGTACAACTGTGAACACTTTGTCATGTACTGCAGATATGGAATGGCCATCAGCTACCAGACGTACCAG TTTTGCACAACGGTACGGAAGATAGTCTGCAGCAGGATGAGTGCCTATACGACTGTGCTGTGTGGTGTAGGAGCCATGCTGTATCTGGACTGTGTGTCGCCGCTGACACTTTTACCAACCCTGCTCGTCTCATTCACCATCTGGATGGCAGCCTAA
- the npy2r gene encoding neuropeptide Y receptor type 2 → MDTADQLNTTQAEYSLLEMKSFNCCSHSGKIREENILKLEEEDSTRLLGVQVILILAYSTIIFFGAIGNSLVIYVVYKFKNLQTVTNFFIVNLAVADLLVDMLCLPFTLVNTLYGEWKFGQVLCFMLPCAQGTAVHVSTITLNIIALDRHRSIVYHMETKMSKDVCVVVIVISWVISALLASPLAIFREYGTFDFSPDRSIHVCMEKWPGSNMNGSIYSISMLLVQYSLPLAIISVAYIRIWNKLKNHMACGGRNDRHQRRKKTTKMLLTMVVVFAISWLPFHAFQLAIDINGTVLNMKDFKLLFTVFHIVAMCSTFVNPILYGWMNNNYRSAFLSVIKCYQPFSLRSRSSKGRYTQKEEDRVCTDCKSTNV, encoded by the coding sequence ATGGATACAGCAGATCAGCTCAACACGACTCAAGCAGAATATTCATTACTTGAAATGAAATCCTTCAACTGCTGCTCGCATTCAGGCAAAATACGCGAGGAGAACATTTtaaagctggaggaggaggacagcacAAGGCTGCTTGGAGTTCAAGTTATTCTCATCCTTGCTTACAGCACAATCATATTTTTTGGAGCCATCGGAAACTCATTAGTGATTTATGTCGTCTACAAGTTTAAAAATCTACAAACTGTTACTAATTTCTTCATAGTAAACTTAGCAGTAGCAGACTTGCTGGTGGACATGCTGTGTTTACCTTTCACCCTTGTCAACACTCTGTATGGCGAGTGGAAGTTTGGTCAGGTGTTGTGCTTCATGCTGCCCTGTGCTCAAGGCACAGCGGTGCATGTGTCGACCATCACCCTGAACATCATCGCCCTGGACCGCCACAGGAGCATCGTGTACCACATGGAGACCAAGATGTCCAAAGACGTGTGCGTTGTGGTCATTGTCATCTCGTGGGTCATCAGTGCCCTGTTGGCCAGTCCACTCGCCATCTTCAGGGAGTACGGGACATTCGATTTTTCACCAGACAGGTCTATTCACGTCTGTATGGAGAAGTGGCCTGGAAGCAACATGAACGGaagcatttacagtatatcaatGCTTCTGGTTCAATATAGCTTACCGCTGGCCATTATCTCTGTTGCTTACATCCGCATCTGGAATAAACTGAAGAATCACATGGCGTGTGGAGGTCGAAATGACCGTCACCAACGCAGGAAGAAGACCACAAAGATGCTGTTGACCATGGTGGTGGTCTTCGCCATCAGCTGGTTGCCTTTCCACGCTTTCCAGTTGGCGATTGACATCAACGGCACTGTGCTGAACATGAAAGACTTCAAGCTGCTTTTCACCGTGTTTCATATAGTGGCGATGTGCTCAACATTTGTCAATCCTATCCTGTACGGGTGGATGAACAACAACTACAGGTCGGCTTTTTTGTCTGTGATTAAGTGTTACCAGCCCTTCAGTCTGAGGTCAAGAAGCTCCAAAggcagatacacacaaaaagaggaagacagggTTTGCACAGATTGCAAATCTACCAATGTTTAA
- the fgg gene encoding fibrinogen gamma chain, with amino-acid sequence MAPSLLAAAGGLLLLFSFTSAQTRGDSIVSCSSNDGFGKYCPTTCGVADYLQRYTDIATEDVDYLLRELETISNLTQGTEEKVVYMKDSAISHQKSSPQDSYYKKSVSMLEDVRQFEKTITAQDQQIFELENLISSNERRMADLKQLSLQLQQKCSEPCKDSVEIQPTTGSDCQDIANKGATISGLYYVKPAKATEKFLVYCEIDTFRRGFTVIQRRRDGKLDFNKDWIQYKEGFGYLSPDDTTEFWLGNEKIHLLTASAAIPTVLRIELVDWDGKKKYADYTMFRVGPEADMYRLTYGYYLGGDAGDAFDGFDFGDDPSDKFYTSHNGMQFSTRDKDNDKYDGNCAQQDGSGWWMNRCHAAHLNGKYYQGGRYTEKDAGEYGFDNGIIWVTWHNRWYSLKETTMKLIPLSRIATEGQHAGVKQFGGLDV; translated from the exons ATGGCTCCATCGCTTCTTGCAGCGGCGGGAGGACTTCTGTTACTTTTCTCCTTCACATCAGCA CAAACCAGAGGAGACAGCATTGTGTCATGCAGCTCAAATGATGGATTT GGAAAGTATTGTCCCACTACATGTGGAGTGGCCGATTACCTGCAGAGGTATACAGACATAGCGACGGAGGATGTGGACTACTTGCTAAGAGAGCTGGAAACAATTTCCAATTTGACCCAGGGGACTGAAGAAAAGGTGGTCTACATGAAAGACTCTGCGATTTCACATCAAAAGAGTTCCCCGCAAG ACTCGTACTACAAAAAGTCAGTGAGCATGCTGGAAGATGTTCGTCAGTTTGAAAAGACCATCACAGCACAGGATCAACAAATATT TGAACTTGAGAATTTAATTTCGTCTAACGAGAGGAGAATGGCAGATTTGAAACAACTCTcccttcagctgcagcagaaatgcagCGAGCCCTGCAAAGACTCGGTTGAGATCCAACCTACTACAGGAtcag ACTGCCAGGATATTGCAAACAAAGGCGCCACCATCAGTGGTCTTTACTATGTGAAGCCAGCGAAGGCTACTGAGAAGTTCCTGGTCTACTGTGAGATCGACACCTTTAGACGCGGCTTCACAGTCATTCAGAGG AGACGTGATGGAAAACTGGACTTCAACAAGGACTGGATCCAGTACAAGGAGGGCTTTGGTTACCTCTCCCCAGACGACACCACTGAGTTCTGGCTTGGCAACGAGAAGATCCATCTGCTGACAGCCAGTGCAGCCATTCCAACTGTTCTGAGGATAGAGCTCGTTGACTGggatggcaagaaaaa GTATGCAGACTACACCATGTTCAGAGTGGGACCAGAGGCCGACATGTACCGCCTGACCTACGGTTACTACCTTGGCGGTGACGCTGGAGATGCATTTGATGGCTTCGACTTCGGAGACGACCCCAGCGACAAGTTCTACACGTCACACAACGGCATGCAGTTCAGCACCCGTGACAAGGACAACGACAAGTATGACGGTAACTGCGCTCAGCAGGATGGCTCTGGCTGGTGGATGAACAGATGCCATGCTGCACATTTGAACGGCAAATACTACCAGG GTGGCAGGTACACAGAAAAGGATGCAGGTGAATATGGCTTCGACAACGGCATCATTTGGGTCACATGGCACAACCGCTGGTACTCCCTGAAGGAGACCACCATGAAGCTCATTCCCCTCAGCCGCATCGCAACAGAGGGACAGCATGCTGGTGTCAAACAGTTTGGTGGACTTGACGTATAA
- the lrata gene encoding lecithin retinol acyltransferase a gives MLQLLTFLVQKLSLLSNFKLFEFSWSEDEDRAAQRGAPQAFRRGDVLQVPRSIFIHYGVYLGGNKVAHMMPDILPVFTSDRKLIGSVITNKRLILGCIYRRATVRVDTLDNFAYGAKAEVSRLYKRKNAQAFRNEEVARRAEQLAGATPYSLLWNNCEHFVTYCKYGSAKSRQTEEFCEGLKSVIRDKRSILVAGLLGMIYMVYFGAAPWTTLLTVLIPFSLWMAG, from the exons ATGCTGCAGCTGTTGACCTTCCTGGTGCAGaagctctctcttctctccaaCTTCAAGCTTTTCGAGTTCAGCTGGTCCGAGGATGAAGACCGAGCTGCGCAGCGCGGCGCGCCACAGGCCTTCCGGAGGGGAGACGTGCTGCAGGTCCCCAGAAGCATCTTCATCCACTATGGGGTTTATTTAGGAGGCAACAAGGTCGCTCACATGATGCCCGACATCCTCCCCGTGTTCACAAGCGACAGGAAGCTCATCGGCTCCGTCATTACAAACAAGAGACTCATCCTCGGCTGCATCTACAGGCGCGCCACAGTGCGCGTTGACACGCTGGACAACTTTGCATATGGCGCCAAAGCAGAGGTCAGCCGATTGTACAAGAGGAAAAATGCGCAAGCGTTTCGCAATGAAGAGGTCGCCAGGAGAGCCGAGCAACTCGCGGGGGCGACCCCGTACAGTCTGCTGTGGAATAACTGTGAACACTTTGTGACCTACTGCAAATACGGATCTGCAAAGAGCCGGCAGACTGAGGAG ttctgTGAGGGCCTGAAATCCGTCATCAGAGATAAACGCAGCATTCTCGTAGCAGGACTGCTTGGGATGATCTACATGGTCTATTTCGGAGCGGCACCTTGGACGACACTACTCACAGTTCTTATCCCCTTCAGTCTGTGGATGGCCGGTTAA
- the plrg1 gene encoding pleiotropic regulator 1: protein MTEDVQKHSVHTLVFRSLKRTHDMFVSDHAKSIALDDESHKLKMGTKLKADYGAVLHMPVLKEGKDRILHLSGSMQGQQGYTQPGDDPEYLITGTHAYPSGPGLALTADTKMHRNPSEGGVHSMALALPPSQVRLDASRTAASVADIHRHAGGAERSHPQSVVSLLEGGGTRNSALMRKAPTMPKPQWHPPWKLFRVISGHLGWVRSIAVEPGNQWFVTGSADRTIKIWDLASGKLKLSLTGHISTVRGVAVSSRSPYLFSCGEDKQVKCWDLEYNKVIRHYHGHLSAVYDLDLHPTIDVLVTCSRDATARVWDIRTKANVHTLTGHTNTVATVRCQSAEPQIITGSHDSTIRLWDLIAGKTRATLTNHKKSVRTLVLHPRQYTFASGSADNIKQWMFPDGNFIQNLSGHNAIINTLAVNSDGVLVSGADNGTIHMWDWRTGYNFQRIHAAVQPGSLDSESGIFACVFDHSESRLITAEADKTIKVYKEDDTATEESHPVSWKPEILKRKRF from the exons ATGACTGAG gATGTCCAGAAGCACTCAGTCCACACTTTGGTGTTCAGGTCTCTCAAAAGGACTCATGATATGTTTGTGTCCGACCATGCGAAATCTATCGCTCTGGATGATGAAAG TCACAAACTAAAGATGGGAACAAAACTGAAAGCAGACTATGGTGCAGTTTTACACATGCCCGTCctaaaggaaggaaaagacCGAATTTTACATCTTTCAGGCAGCATGCAAGGCCAGCAGGGCTACACACAGCCAG GAGATGACCCAGAATACCTGATCACAGGGACACATGCTTACCCCTCTGGTCCTG GTTTAGCTTTGACTGCCGACACAAAGATGCACAGGAATCCCAGTGAGGGAGGAGTTCACTCCATGGCGCTGGCATTGCCACCCTCACAAGTCAG GCTGGACGCGAGCCGCACAGCAGCTAGTGTTGCTGACATTCATCGACACgcaggaggagcagagagatcTCACCCTCAGTCTGTTGTG tctCTACTGGAAGGAGGCGGCACCAGAAACTCTGCGCTCATGAGGAAAGCGCCGACAATGCCCAAACCCCAGTGGCATCCACCATGGAAACTGTTTCgg GTCATCAGTGGTCACCTCGGCTGGGTGAGGTCTATCGCTGTGGAACCTGGGAATCAGTGGTTTGTCACAGGCTCTGCTGACAGAACCATAAAG ATTTGGGACCTGGCTAGTGGGAAGCTGAAACTCTCTCTGACTGGACACATCAGCACGGTGCGCGGTGTAGCTGTCAGCAGCCGCAGCCCCTACCTCTTCTCCTGTGGAGAAGACAAGCAGGTCAAGTGTTGGGATCTGGAGTACAACAAG GTCATCAGGCATTATCATGGGCACCTGAGTGCTGTGTACGATTTAGATCTGCATCCAACCATTGACGTGCTGGTAACATGCAGCAGAGATGCCACAGCAAGG GTGTGGGACATCAGAACCAAAGCTAACGTGCACACACTCACCGGACACACCAACACTGTGGCCACGGTCAGATGCCAATCTGCAGAGCCACAAATCATCActg GCAGCCACGATTCAACCATCAGGCTGTGGGATCTGATTGCTGGAAAAACCAGAGCGACACTGACCAACCACAAAAAGTCTGTCCGAACTCTGGTGCTGCACCCCAGGCA ATACACGTTCGCTTCTGGTTCTGCTGATAACATCAAACAGTGGATGTTTCCAGATGGAAACTTCATCCAGAACCTGTCGGGTCACAACGCCATTATCAACACCCTGGCTGTTAACTCTGATGGCGTGTTAGTGTCTGGAG ccGACAATGGAACCATCCACATGTGGGACTGGAGGACGGGCTACAACTTCCAGCGGATTCACGCCGCTGTGCAGCCCGGGTCTCTGGACAGTGAGTCTGGAATCTTTGCCTGCGTGTTCGACCACTCGGAAAGCAGACTGATCACGGCGGAGGCTGACAAGACCATTAAAGTTTACAAAGAGGACGACACAGCG ACAGAAGAAAGTCATCCAGTCAGCTGGAAACCAGAAATCCTCAAGAGGAAAcgattttaa